DNA from Arthrobacter sp. SLBN-112:
CTTGGGCCCCAGCCCAACGCTGCCGGCATTTATATTACTTGCGGTCTTGGGCGTGCAGCTGGCTCGAATCGATTTCGCCGAGCACCTGCTGCCAAATCCACTGGTTATTGCACTGCTTGCCGGCGGGTTCCTATCGCTTACCGCCGCAGCTTTATTCAACAAGCAAGCTGATAATCTACTGCGCGCCCTGATAGGAGCGGTCATTTTGTTCTTGGGCTACCTTATTTTGGCCCTAATTTCGCCTGGCGCCCTCGGAATGGGGGACGTCAAGCTTGCAGCTCCTGTTGGCCTTTACCTTGGGTACCTAGGTTGGAGCCAGCTCCTGTACGGCGGCCTCCTGGGTTTCATCCTCAACGGCGTGGTGTCAGTGGCGGTAGTCCTGGTAAAACGCCGCAATCGCGCCTCGGAAGTAGCCCATGGCCCCGCAATGATAGCTGCAACGGTGGCCGCAGCGGTCCTCCTCCGCTAGCCTTCCGTCAGCCCATACTCGACCTGCTCCTCGCCTACAGCCGGGGCCATCCAAGTAGCCTGCGGCGTACCCGCCTAGCGCTCTTGAGTACCTCTCCCACGATCCAAGTACGCGGTTATTAGAGACGCCCAAAAAGACGAGTACGACTACGCATTGTTGCCCCATGCCCCTAAATGACAATCTCTTCTTAGCGAAGTCCAGCCGCTAAGGATCTATGGGGGCAGCTGGAAATTCGTTGGAATAGAAAATCAACCAATTTCACCGAATTAAGGAAAATACAATGACTTCTCTCATGGTCTCGATGATGGCTTTCGTCGCCGGCGTCAAGGATCGCTTCACTTCCGAAAAGGGCGCAACCGCCGTTGAGTACGGCCTCCTTGTCGCATTGATCGCCGCCGTCATCGTGGTAGTCGTAGCCGCGCTCGGTACGAACATCAACGCTGCATTCACCAAAATCAACACGGCCATCTGATGCTCCAAACAACCGCTTCAGGGTCCAGGCAAAAGGGGGGCATCATGTCACTGATTATGATTCCGGTAATGGGCTTCATCGCCGGCGCCAAAATCCGCTTCACCTCTGAAAAGGGAGCCACGGCCGTTGAGTATGGGCTGCTGGTAGCCCTCATTGCCGCAGTCATTGTGGTTGTTGTTGGACTGCTCGGAGGCAAGATAAATGACGCCTTCACCGCTGTGAACACTGCGATCTAGCTGCGCAGGCGTATCCGAAGTCAGGGGCGGGGCGGGAGGTTGAGCAAATGCTCGCTAGTTCCCGTCCCGCCCTTGGCATTCAAAGCTAAGGTGCAGCTCGTCCCCTGCGACGAGTCACCTGTCGCCTCATCATCACCCATAGCTCGGCCGGCAGCTCCAGTAAACCGGTCTTCTTAGAACTCGGGTCACAACATGAAGCAAAAACATAACCAGCCGAGGCAGTGCTCCCGAAATACGCGGGAGGCCGGTGCCGTAGCTGTGGAATTCGCGCTTATCCTCCCGATCTTCCTGGTCCTAGTCCTGGGAATCGCTGAAATGGGGCGGGCATTTAACATTCAGGTTTCGCTAAGTGAAGCCGCTCGCGAGGCAGCCCGCTATGCAGCCATTCACAACGCCGAGTCCAGCTATTCAGCCTCTAGCGCACAGGCTGCAGGA
Protein-coding regions in this window:
- a CDS encoding A24 family peptidase; the encoded protein is MGVQLARIDFAEHLLPNPLVIALLAGGFLSLTAAALFNKQADNLLRALIGAVILFLGYLILALISPGALGMGDVKLAAPVGLYLGYLGWSQLLYGGLLGFILNGVVSVAVVLVKRRNRASEVAHGPAMIAATVAAAVLLR
- a CDS encoding Flp family type IVb pilin, producing MTSLMVSMMAFVAGVKDRFTSEKGATAVEYGLLVALIAAVIVVVVAALGTNINAAFTKINTAI
- a CDS encoding Flp family type IVb pilin; translation: MSLIMIPVMGFIAGAKIRFTSEKGATAVEYGLLVALIAAVIVVVVGLLGGKINDAFTAVNTAI
- a CDS encoding TadE/TadG family type IV pilus assembly protein; amino-acid sequence: MKQKHNQPRQCSRNTREAGAVAVEFALILPIFLVLVLGIAEMGRAFNIQVSLSEAAREAARYAAIHNAESSYSASSAQAAGVAAAPSVGLSASDIGIAFTTGASCSTTGNAVATVTYSTPWMTGFPALIPGMPATLSIQGKGVMRCGG